The segment TGCTTGTAGAAATGTTAGAGCCATATAAAGGTAGGGTATTCGACCCATGCTGTGGCTCAGGTGGGATGTTCGTTCAGTCGGAAAAATTTGTGCAGGATCATCAGGGAAATGTAAACGATATCTCCATTTACGGACAGGAGAGCAACCAAACCACCTGGCGTTTAGCGAAGATGAACCTTGCCATTCGAGGGATCGACAGTTCACAGGTAAAGTGGAACAACGAAGGTTCATTCCTAAACGACAGTCATAAAGATTTAAAGACTGATTATGTCATTGCCAATCCGCCTTTTAACGACAGCGACTGGAGCGGTGATTTGCTCAGCAAAGATGGCAGATGGAAATATGGCACACCTCCCATCGGTAACGCAAACTATGCCTGGATACAGCACTTTATCTATCATCTTAGTCCAAGCGGACAAGCCGGATTTGTCCTAGCGAAGGGATCGTTGACTTCCAAAAGTTCCGGTGAGGGCGATATTAGAAAAGAGCTTGTCGAAGCCCCGTTGATTGATTGTATTGTAAATCTGCCTGCAAAGCTCTTTTTGAATACGCAGATTCCTGCCTGCTTGTGGTTTGTAAGTAGGGATAAAGAAAACGGTAAATTCCGTAATAGAAAGAACGAAATTCTGTTTATCGATGCCAGAAATATGGGGCACTTGATAAATAGAAGGACTAGGGAACTGTCTAAAGAGGATATTCAAAAGATAGCGGATACCTATCATAATTGGCGTAATCCTGATGCGAACTATGAAGATATAAAGGGTTTTTGTAACTCTGCATCTATTGATAGGGTTAGAAAACTGGACTATGTACTTACTCCAGGAAGGTATGTCGGCTTGCCTGTCGAAGAGGATGATTTTGATTTTAATGAACGATTTACCAAGCTGAAAGCGGAATTTAAAGAGCAGCTTAAAGAAGAGGAAAGACTGAATGAGTCAATCATTGAAAATCTTGCCAAGATTGTTGTTAGTAAAGATAAAGAATAAGGCGGAGAATTCACAGGCTGGAAGTGAAAAAACATGAGTGATTGGAAGGAATGTAAGTTAGGCGAAGTTTTAAAGTTTGGAAATGGAAAATCGCGTCCCAAGTCCCAAGGTTGTTTTCCTGTTTATGGCGGGAATGGTATTCTAGGGTCTTCTGACTGTACAAATTATGAGGGGGAAACAATTATTATTGGGAGAGTGGGAGCTAACTGTGGCTCAATATATTATGAAAACAATCCTATATGGATTTCTGATAATGCATTAGCAGCTAAAGCAAAATCAAATAACAGCACCAAATTTTTATACTATTTTCTAGGGAATCTTGGCTTGAACCAATATGCTGAAGGGTCCAGTCATCCTTTGATCACGCAAACTCTTCTTAGTTCAATTGACATTGATATATGCGTTAATATAGAAGAACAAAAAACCATAGCTTCTGTGTTGAGCAGTCTTGACGATAAAATAGACCTGCTTCATAGGGAAAATAAAACCCTTGAAGCAATGGCGGAAACGCTCTTCAGGCAGTGGTTTGTGGAGGAAACAGAAAAAAACTGGGAAAAAGGAACGCTGGGGGAAATAGCTTCTTTCAATAATGGGAAGTCAAGGCCACAAGAATCTTTAGGTGGCTTAGTTCCCATCTACGGTGGGAATGGGATATTAGGATATACAGATCAATCAAACCATGAAGGGATTTCAATAATAATTGGTCGGGTTGGTGCATATTGTGGAAGTCTTTACATAGAACATAGACCTATTTGGATTAGTGATAATGCCTTATATGCAAAGCCAAATTATAATGTACCCATGAATTCAGACAAAATTTTCGACAAACTAAGTGAACCTGATATAATAAACGGCAGGAAAACTGTCAGAAAGAAGGTTCATACAAAATGGGAAGACGAAAATTTACAGCCGAATTCAAAACTAAAATCGTACTGGAGCTACTCAAAGAAGAAAAACAGATCGGCGAACTAGCAGCCGAACATGAGTTAAGCCCCAATCAACTGCGCAACTGGAAAAAAGATTTTTTAGAGAATGCACCACAGGTGTTCTCACAAAGCAAGCAAGAAAAAGAGCTTCGTGCCCAAGAAAAAGCTTTGGACGAAGAAAGAACCGAATTAATGGCAAAAGTCGGTCAACTCACTATTGAGAATGACTGGCTCAAAAAAAAATCTAAAGAAGTTCTTGGGGTCGACTGGGAGAATAAGTCTGGTTTCAAAAAATAACAAACTGCCGGTTAATCGGCAATGCCAGTTACTTGAGATCAATAGAACCAGTTTTTATTACACACCTAAAGAACCTGACAGAGAGCGCGAAAATATGATTAAAAACAGGCTTGATTACTGGCATACCAAGATGCCATATCTAGGGGTTAGGAAGCTTCGCAAAAAGCTACAGAATGAAGACCACATTAAGGTTGGCCGTAAGTTAATTAAACGCTATATGGACGAAATGGGAATATATGCGGTCTATCCTAAACCCAACCTGTCAAAGCGTAATAAGCAGCACAAAATCTATCCTTACCTGTTAAGAAACCTAGATATTAATCGGGCAAACCAGGTTTGGGCCATTGACATTACCTACATTAAGATGGGCAGAAGTCATATGTATCTAACAGCCGTCATCGACTGG is part of the Metallumcola ferriviriculae genome and harbors:
- a CDS encoding type I restriction-modification system subunit M: MAKSKKNVNKEEPIEKLLWKAADKLRKNIDAAEYKHIVLGLIFLRYISDAFEDLYRKLEKGEREYVGADPEDKDEYKAENVFFVPEKARWSYLQSRAKLPEIGKDMDSAMDAIEKENPSLRGVLPKVYARGNLDPTNLGGLIDLVGNIALGDAKARSADILGHVFEYFLGEFALAEGKKGGQFYTPRSVVELLVEMLEPYKGRVFDPCCGSGGMFVQSEKFVQDHQGNVNDISIYGQESNQTTWRLAKMNLAIRGIDSSQVKWNNEGSFLNDSHKDLKTDYVIANPPFNDSDWSGDLLSKDGRWKYGTPPIGNANYAWIQHFIYHLSPSGQAGFVLAKGSLTSKSSGEGDIRKELVEAPLIDCIVNLPAKLFLNTQIPACLWFVSRDKENGKFRNRKNEILFIDARNMGHLINRRTRELSKEDIQKIADTYHNWRNPDANYEDIKGFCNSASIDRVRKLDYVLTPGRYVGLPVEEDDFDFNERFTKLKAEFKEQLKEEERLNESIIENLAKIVVSKDKE
- a CDS encoding restriction endonuclease subunit S translates to MSDWKECKLGEVLKFGNGKSRPKSQGCFPVYGGNGILGSSDCTNYEGETIIIGRVGANCGSIYYENNPIWISDNALAAKAKSNNSTKFLYYFLGNLGLNQYAEGSSHPLITQTLLSSIDIDICVNIEEQKTIASVLSSLDDKIDLLHRENKTLEAMAETLFRQWFVEETEKNWEKGTLGEIASFNNGKSRPQESLGGLVPIYGGNGILGYTDQSNHEGISIIIGRVGAYCGSLYIEHRPIWISDNALYAKPNYNVPMNSDKIFDKLSEPDIINGRKTVRKKVHTKWEDENLQPNSKLKSYWSYSKKKNRSAN
- a CDS encoding IS3 family transposase (programmed frameshift), which codes for MGRRKFTAEFKTKIVLELLKEEKQIGELAAEHELSPNQLRNWKKDFLENAPQVFSQSKQEKELRAQEKALDEERTELMAKVGQLTIENDWLKKKNLKKFLGSTGRISLVSKNNKLPVNRQCQLLEINRTSFYYTPKEPDRERENMIKNRLDYWHTKMPYLGVRKLRKKLQNEDHIKVGRKLIKRYMDEMGIYAVYPKPNLSKRNKQHKIYPYLLRNLDINRANQVWAIDITYIKMGRSHMYLTAVIDWYSRYIVGWELSDTLDTAPVLAAVKEAINRYGTPEIINSDQGSQFTSADYTEYLKSVNIRQSMDGKARWIDNVIIERWFRSLKTEQIYTHEYLTPRDLRIGIREYIQEYNIERPHQTHDYLTPQEVYLGISKAA